A single region of the Corynebacterium halotolerans YIM 70093 = DSM 44683 genome encodes:
- a CDS encoding multicopper oxidase family protein produces the protein MTNSFSRRQFLLGGLVLAGTGALAACGQGNSTSAPAASSSSSSSYPTPPNLPAPSVRKKLTARPMSIDIGGIEAKTWGYSAETGEPAIETTAGDVLQVDITNELPEATSIHWHGIALHVAADGVPGMTQPPIEPGQSFSYVFETPHGGTYFYHSHSGLQLDRGLHAPLIVRDPDDADDQDVEWTIVLDDWLDGIDGSSPENQLTMLTGMDMGGHGNMDMGGHGGMDMGGEGGMMAHGTPDPALGGDAGDVMYPHYLINGRIPRAHRTFNARPGDKARLRFINAGADTIFKVALGGHRMTVTHVDGFPVRPHDIESFYLSMGERVDVEVVLGDGVFPLTALAAGKDDRAFAVIRTAAGQTPAPETTFPELTAPGTFLTSFEPAERALLPAGDVDKETEVELTGQMMPYQWGLRIDGADSPGTVQEGQRLRMRMHNPTAMPHPMHLHGHTWALPGSSGLRKDTVLILPGETVDADLIADNPGEWAFHCHNAYHQETGMMSSLRYA, from the coding sequence ATGACCAACAGCTTTTCCCGGCGACAGTTTCTTCTCGGCGGTCTCGTACTCGCTGGCACCGGCGCACTGGCCGCCTGCGGACAGGGCAACAGCACCTCGGCCCCTGCCGCGTCCTCCTCGTCGTCATCCTCCTACCCGACTCCCCCGAATCTTCCCGCGCCTTCCGTCCGCAAGAAACTGACCGCCCGACCCATGTCGATCGATATCGGCGGCATCGAGGCGAAAACCTGGGGGTACAGCGCCGAGACCGGTGAGCCCGCCATCGAAACCACTGCCGGGGACGTCCTCCAGGTCGACATCACCAATGAACTGCCCGAGGCCACCTCCATCCACTGGCACGGGATTGCCCTGCATGTTGCCGCCGACGGGGTACCAGGAATGACCCAGCCTCCCATTGAGCCTGGTCAGTCGTTCTCCTATGTGTTCGAAACCCCCCATGGAGGCACCTACTTCTACCACTCCCACAGCGGTCTCCAACTCGATCGTGGTCTGCACGCCCCTCTGATCGTCCGCGACCCGGACGACGCCGACGACCAGGATGTTGAATGGACCATCGTGCTCGACGACTGGCTGGACGGCATCGACGGCAGCAGCCCCGAGAACCAGCTGACCATGCTGACGGGGATGGACATGGGCGGACACGGAAACATGGACATGGGTGGCCACGGCGGGATGGATATGGGTGGTGAGGGGGGCATGATGGCCCACGGCACGCCCGATCCGGCTCTGGGCGGAGATGCCGGTGATGTCATGTATCCGCACTACCTCATCAACGGACGCATTCCCCGGGCGCACCGAACGTTTAATGCCCGACCGGGGGATAAAGCCCGCCTGAGGTTCATCAACGCGGGCGCTGACACCATCTTCAAGGTGGCTCTCGGTGGCCACCGCATGACCGTCACCCACGTCGACGGTTTCCCGGTCCGTCCCCACGACATCGAGTCGTTCTACCTCTCGATGGGTGAGCGCGTCGACGTGGAGGTGGTACTCGGTGATGGTGTCTTTCCCCTGACCGCCCTGGCCGCCGGCAAGGACGACCGGGCGTTTGCCGTCATCCGGACCGCCGCGGGCCAGACCCCCGCACCAGAGACTACCTTCCCCGAACTCACTGCCCCCGGTACCTTCTTGACGTCCTTTGAGCCGGCGGAACGAGCCCTGCTCCCAGCCGGTGACGTGGATAAGGAAACAGAGGTCGAATTGACCGGCCAGATGATGCCCTACCAGTGGGGACTGCGCATCGACGGTGCTGATTCCCCGGGCACAGTCCAAGAAGGCCAACGCCTGCGGATGCGGATGCACAACCCCACGGCCATGCCCCATCCGATGCACCTGCACGGGCATACCTGGGCTCTTCCCGGAAGTAGCGGCCTGCGCAAGGACACTGTCCTCATTCTCCCCGGCGAAACGGTGGACGCGGACTTGATCGCCGATAACCCCGGTGAGTGGGCGTTTCACTGCCACAACGCTTATCACCAGGAAACCGGGATGATGAGTTCCCTGCGGTACGCATAA
- a CDS encoding CueP family metal-binding protein, which produces MKRVAIATAALALTLTGCSAADSDPTATAEVSQQKFLTTHGLAAMDAREIIDHLDQEAVTDRPTDLIASVRTDELVLSDDNQEEVLDLPQGLSYVSIAPYVTQTHDCFYHSLTTCLGELNNEDVEVTITDETTGEVLIDEQTTTFDNGFVGFWIPDDATGTIEITHQGRTGVTDFSTTDDGATCVTDLRLT; this is translated from the coding sequence GTGAAACGAGTAGCGATCGCCACCGCCGCCCTTGCCCTGACCCTCACCGGGTGCTCGGCAGCCGACTCTGACCCCACCGCCACCGCGGAGGTGAGCCAGCAGAAGTTTTTGACCACTCACGGCCTGGCCGCGATGGACGCCCGGGAGATTATCGACCACCTCGACCAGGAGGCGGTCACCGACCGTCCCACCGACCTGATCGCCTCGGTGCGCACCGATGAGCTGGTGCTCTCCGACGATAACCAGGAAGAGGTTCTCGACCTGCCCCAGGGCTTAAGTTACGTCTCGATTGCGCCGTATGTGACCCAGACCCATGACTGCTTCTACCACAGTCTGACCACCTGTCTGGGCGAGCTTAACAACGAGGACGTCGAGGTCACGATCACCGATGAGACCACCGGGGAGGTCCTGATCGATGAGCAGACCACCACCTTCGACAACGGGTTTGTCGGCTTCTGGATCCCCGATGATGCCACCGGCACCATCGAGATCACCCACCAGGGGCGCACCGGTGTCACCGACTTCTCCACCACCGACGACGGCGCCACCTGCGTCACCGACCTGCGCCTGACCTGA